In Carya illinoinensis cultivar Pawnee chromosome 9, C.illinoinensisPawnee_v1, whole genome shotgun sequence, the following are encoded in one genomic region:
- the LOC122276440 gene encoding threonine dehydratase biosynthetic, chloroplastic isoform X2, giving the protein MEAFRFSPCQSPLLRPKRLDLVPHTFIGIHNNRRDLAVKTYIAATLSEPAASISSTTVTSRDNPLQISTQPSSPSPTMKVSPNSLQYPAGFLGAAIPVRAVSNVGDGDNITDAMGYLTNILSSKVYDVAIESPLQLAPKLSERLGVTVWLKREDLQPVFSFKLRGAYNMMAKIPKERLDRGVICSSAGNHAQGVALAAKRLGCNAVIVMPVTTPEIKWQSVERLGATVVLVGDSYDEAQTYAKKRAKDEDRTFVPPFDHPDVIMGQGTVGMEIVRQMKGHLHAIFVPVGGGGLIAGIAAYVKRVSPEVKIIGVEPSDANAMALSLHHGQRVMLDQVGGFADGVAVKEVGEETFRICQDLVDGVVLVSRDAICASIKDMFEEKRSILEPAGALALAGAEAYCKYYGLKGENVVAITSGANMNFDKLRVVTELANVGRQQEAVLATVMPEELGSFKCFCELVGSMNITEFKYRCNSDKEAIVLYSVGVHTVSELEALQRRMESSQLKTYNLTNSDLVKDHLRYLVNFFSEWIICVI; this is encoded by the exons ATGGAGGCCTTCCGGTTCTCACCGTGCCAGTCACCTCTACTCCGCCCTAAGCGTTTGGATTTGGTCCCACATACCTTCATTGGGATCCACAACAACAGAAGGGACCTCGCCGTCAAGACATACATCGCCGCCACGCTATCTGAACCCGCGGCGTCGATTTCCTCAACGACCGTTACCTCCCGCGACAACCCGTTACAAATCTCCACCCAACCCTCCTCCCCTTCTCCGACAATGAAAGTCTCTCCCAACTCCCTGCAGTACCCGGCTGGGTTCCTTGGGGCCGCCATACCGGTCCGTGCGGTTTCCAATGTCGGTGACGGTGACAATATTACCGATGCTATGGGCTACCTGACAAACATACTCTCGTCCAAGGTCTATGACGTGGCCATCGAATCACCGTTGCAACTTGCGCCCAAGCTCTCGGAGCGTCTTGGCGTCACGGTTTGGCTCAAGCGGGAGGATTTACAGCCT GTTTTCTCTTTCAAGCTTCGTGGAGCTTACAATATGATGGCAAAAATCCCTAAAGAACGGTTGGATAGAGGGGTTATCTGCTCATCAGCAGGAAATCATGCTCAAGGGGTTGCATTAGCTGCCAAGAGACTTGGTTGCAATGCTGTGATTGTTATGCCGGTCACGACACCAGAAATCAAG TGGCAATCTGTCGAGAGGCTGGGTGCAACAGTTGTTCTTGTGGGGGATTCTTATGATGAGGCACAAACATATGCCAAAAAACGGGCCAAAGACGAGGACCGTACATTCGTACCTCCTTTTGATCACCCAGATGTCATCATGGGGCAGGGAACTGTTGGAATGGAAATTGTGCGACAAATGAAAGGTCATTTGCATGCAATCTTTGTGCCTGTTGGGGGTGGTGGGCTAATAGCTGGTATTGCTGCTTATGTTAAGAGGGTTTCTCCAGAG GTAAAGATTATCGGGGTGGAGCCCTCTGATGCAAATGCAATGGCACTGTCTTTACATCATGGTCAAAGAGTGATGTTGGACCAAGTTGGAGGTTTTGCAGATGGGGTAGCTGTCAAAGAAGTTGGCGAAGAAACCTTCCGCATATGCCAGGATCTGGTAGATGGTGTAGTCCTTGTAAGCCGTGATGCTATATGTGCCTCAATAAAG GACATGTTTGAGGAGAAAAGAAGCATTTTAGAACCAGCAGGTGCACTTGCTCTTGCTGGAGCTGAAGCATATTGCAAGTATTATGGTCTCAAGGGGGAAAATGTCGTAGCAATAACTAGTGGAGCAAACATGAATTTCGATAAACTGAGGGTGGTGACTGAACTAGCTAATGTAGGTCGGCAACAAGAGGCTGTGCTTGCAACTGTTATGCCGGAAGAGCTTGGAAGTTTCAAATGCTTTTGTGAACTG GTGGGATCGATGAATATCACTGAATTCAAATATAGGTGTAACTCTGATAAAGAGGCTATTGTTCTATACAG TGTTGGCGTTCACACGGTTTCTGAACTCGAAGCACTGCAGAGGCGGATGGAATCTTCTCAACTTAAAACTTACAATCTCACAAATAGTGACTTGGTTAAAGATCATTTGCGTTATTTGGTAAATTTCTTCTCTGAATGGATCATTTGCGTTATTTG A
- the LOC122276440 gene encoding threonine dehydratase biosynthetic, chloroplastic isoform X1, with the protein MEAFRFSPCQSPLLRPKRLDLVPHTFIGIHNNRRDLAVKTYIAATLSEPAASISSTTVTSRDNPLQISTQPSSPSPTMKVSPNSLQYPAGFLGAAIPVRAVSNVGDGDNITDAMGYLTNILSSKVYDVAIESPLQLAPKLSERLGVTVWLKREDLQPVFSFKLRGAYNMMAKIPKERLDRGVICSSAGNHAQGVALAAKRLGCNAVIVMPVTTPEIKWQSVERLGATVVLVGDSYDEAQTYAKKRAKDEDRTFVPPFDHPDVIMGQGTVGMEIVRQMKGHLHAIFVPVGGGGLIAGIAAYVKRVSPEVKIIGVEPSDANAMALSLHHGQRVMLDQVGGFADGVAVKEVGEETFRICQDLVDGVVLVSRDAICASIKDMFEEKRSILEPAGALALAGAEAYCKYYGLKGENVVAITSGANMNFDKLRVVTELANVGRQQEAVLATVMPEELGSFKCFCELVGSMNITEFKYRCNSDKEAIVLYSVGVHTVSELEALQRRMESSQLKTYNLTNSDLVKDHLRYLMGGRSNVQNEVLCRFVFPERPGALMKFLDSFSPRWNISLFHYRGEGETGANVLVGMQIESSEMDEFRGRANNLGYDYVVVNNDKDFQLLMHSV; encoded by the exons ATGGAGGCCTTCCGGTTCTCACCGTGCCAGTCACCTCTACTCCGCCCTAAGCGTTTGGATTTGGTCCCACATACCTTCATTGGGATCCACAACAACAGAAGGGACCTCGCCGTCAAGACATACATCGCCGCCACGCTATCTGAACCCGCGGCGTCGATTTCCTCAACGACCGTTACCTCCCGCGACAACCCGTTACAAATCTCCACCCAACCCTCCTCCCCTTCTCCGACAATGAAAGTCTCTCCCAACTCCCTGCAGTACCCGGCTGGGTTCCTTGGGGCCGCCATACCGGTCCGTGCGGTTTCCAATGTCGGTGACGGTGACAATATTACCGATGCTATGGGCTACCTGACAAACATACTCTCGTCCAAGGTCTATGACGTGGCCATCGAATCACCGTTGCAACTTGCGCCCAAGCTCTCGGAGCGTCTTGGCGTCACGGTTTGGCTCAAGCGGGAGGATTTACAGCCT GTTTTCTCTTTCAAGCTTCGTGGAGCTTACAATATGATGGCAAAAATCCCTAAAGAACGGTTGGATAGAGGGGTTATCTGCTCATCAGCAGGAAATCATGCTCAAGGGGTTGCATTAGCTGCCAAGAGACTTGGTTGCAATGCTGTGATTGTTATGCCGGTCACGACACCAGAAATCAAG TGGCAATCTGTCGAGAGGCTGGGTGCAACAGTTGTTCTTGTGGGGGATTCTTATGATGAGGCACAAACATATGCCAAAAAACGGGCCAAAGACGAGGACCGTACATTCGTACCTCCTTTTGATCACCCAGATGTCATCATGGGGCAGGGAACTGTTGGAATGGAAATTGTGCGACAAATGAAAGGTCATTTGCATGCAATCTTTGTGCCTGTTGGGGGTGGTGGGCTAATAGCTGGTATTGCTGCTTATGTTAAGAGGGTTTCTCCAGAG GTAAAGATTATCGGGGTGGAGCCCTCTGATGCAAATGCAATGGCACTGTCTTTACATCATGGTCAAAGAGTGATGTTGGACCAAGTTGGAGGTTTTGCAGATGGGGTAGCTGTCAAAGAAGTTGGCGAAGAAACCTTCCGCATATGCCAGGATCTGGTAGATGGTGTAGTCCTTGTAAGCCGTGATGCTATATGTGCCTCAATAAAG GACATGTTTGAGGAGAAAAGAAGCATTTTAGAACCAGCAGGTGCACTTGCTCTTGCTGGAGCTGAAGCATATTGCAAGTATTATGGTCTCAAGGGGGAAAATGTCGTAGCAATAACTAGTGGAGCAAACATGAATTTCGATAAACTGAGGGTGGTGACTGAACTAGCTAATGTAGGTCGGCAACAAGAGGCTGTGCTTGCAACTGTTATGCCGGAAGAGCTTGGAAGTTTCAAATGCTTTTGTGAACTG GTGGGATCGATGAATATCACTGAATTCAAATATAGGTGTAACTCTGATAAAGAGGCTATTGTTCTATACAG TGTTGGCGTTCACACGGTTTCTGAACTCGAAGCACTGCAGAGGCGGATGGAATCTTCTCAACTTAAAACTTACAATCTCACAAATAGTGACTTGGTTAAAGATCATTTGCGTTATTTG ATGGGAGGCAGATCAAATGTTCAAAATGAGGTTCTTTGTCGGTTTGTATTTCCGGAGAGGCCTGGTGCTCTAATGAAATTCTTGGATTCTTTTAGTCCACGCTGGAATATAAGTTTGTTCCATTACCGTGGAGAG GGCGAAACCGGTGCAAATGTATTGGTCGGGATGCAGATTGAAAGTAGTGAGATGGATGAATTTCGTGGCCGCGCCAATAACCTTGGATATGATTATGTAGTGGTAAACAATGATAAGGACTTCCAGCTGTTGATGCATTCAGTATAG